From a region of the Microcoleus sp. AS-A8 genome:
- a CDS encoding TOMM precursor leader peptide-binding protein, translated as MLNQPKLKSCFHFFQFETIGSEETFLLTERNSVLLNSRLEHLLIPLLDGQHTVDEIVYQLKEKVSAAEVYYALMLMEQKGYIAESDEPLPSNLVIFCDHLNINPKEAHRRLQSTRVAVKSFGSNLPTSEFKRTLESLHIQVSEEGEIEVVLTDDYLQDGLETFNEKALQRSHPWMLVKPAGTIVWIGPIFYPGKTGCWQCLAQRLRDNRPVARFIEKRKGISTRLTSPLASLPSTLQTTLGMAATEIFKWIVQGENQRLEGMLVTHDTLTLETQNHILVKRPQCPSCGELVNGLNRKPLPIILGHRKKTFTADGGHRCFPPEETLKNYQHHISPLTGVVRGLRKRDRNSNGLTHTYVAGHHFATMFDDLDALRQNIGGRSAGKGKTEQQARVSAFCEAIERYSGVFQGDEIRQKSSYQQLGDKAIHPNECMNFSQQQYNNRQEWNKSCSSGFQKVPEPFDQEREIEWTPVWSITNEDFKYLPTAYCYYDYPQPSKPDCWANSNGCAAGNTLEEAILQGFMELVERDSVALWWYNRLKKPRVDLGCFDEPYFQTLEDYYQTLHRELWVLDITSDLNIPTFAAITRRIDQEVEDIILGYGAHFDPKLAVSRALTEVNQILPNVLSAHANGSTQYPPSSDSLVIQWWKTATVENHSYLVPDENVPPKGSADYSQSWSDDLLEDIRLCQQIVEKNGMEMLVLDQTRPDIGLKVVKVIVPGMRHWWKRLGQGRLYHVPVKMGWLQEPIPENHLNPFPMWM; from the coding sequence ATGCTGAATCAGCCGAAGTTAAAAAGCTGTTTTCACTTTTTTCAATTTGAAACTATAGGTTCAGAAGAGACATTTCTCCTGACTGAGAGAAATTCTGTTTTGCTCAACAGTCGTCTAGAGCATCTATTAATCCCTTTGCTGGATGGTCAGCATACGGTTGACGAAATTGTTTATCAACTAAAAGAAAAAGTATCTGCTGCTGAAGTTTACTATGCTCTGATGTTGATGGAACAGAAAGGCTACATTGCTGAAAGCGATGAACCTTTGCCATCTAACTTAGTCATCTTCTGCGATCATTTAAACATCAATCCTAAAGAAGCCCACAGACGTTTGCAATCAACTAGAGTAGCGGTGAAGTCCTTTGGTTCTAATCTTCCCACCTCTGAATTCAAACGAACGCTTGAGTCTCTGCATATCCAAGTCTCTGAGGAAGGAGAGATTGAGGTTGTATTGACTGATGACTACTTGCAAGACGGCTTAGAGACATTTAATGAAAAAGCCTTGCAGCGATCGCACCCTTGGATGCTGGTTAAACCTGCGGGCACAATTGTTTGGATAGGGCCTATATTTTATCCTGGAAAAACGGGTTGTTGGCAGTGTTTAGCTCAACGCTTGCGAGACAACAGACCTGTTGCAAGATTTATCGAAAAACGTAAAGGGATTTCAACCCGTTTAACCTCCCCTCTCGCTTCCCTGCCCTCTACATTGCAAACCACATTAGGGATGGCAGCGACAGAAATTTTTAAATGGATTGTTCAGGGAGAAAATCAACGTCTAGAGGGGATGTTAGTTACCCATGATACTCTCACTTTAGAAACTCAAAATCACATTCTAGTTAAGCGTCCTCAGTGTCCAAGTTGCGGAGAACTCGTTAATGGGTTGAATCGCAAACCCTTGCCCATTATTCTGGGACATCGGAAAAAAACATTTACAGCGGATGGAGGACACCGCTGCTTTCCACCGGAAGAAACCCTGAAGAACTATCAACACCACATCAGCCCTTTAACCGGAGTAGTTCGAGGATTAAGAAAGAGAGACCGAAACTCCAATGGTTTAACTCATACTTATGTAGCTGGGCATCATTTCGCCACGATGTTCGATGATTTAGATGCCTTACGCCAAAATATCGGGGGCAGAAGTGCAGGTAAAGGAAAAACGGAGCAGCAAGCTAGAGTAAGTGCTTTCTGTGAAGCAATTGAGAGATACTCTGGCGTCTTTCAAGGAGATGAAATCAGACAAAAAAGCAGTTATCAACAACTGGGGGATAAAGCCATTCACCCCAATGAATGTATGAATTTCAGCCAACAACAATACAACAATCGTCAGGAATGGAATAAAAGTTGTTCTAGCGGGTTTCAAAAAGTTCCAGAACCCTTTGATCAGGAACGGGAAATTGAATGGACGCCCGTTTGGTCAATAACCAATGAAGACTTTAAGTATCTGCCAACGGCTTACTGTTATTATGACTATCCCCAACCCTCAAAACCGGATTGCTGGGCGAACTCCAATGGCTGCGCGGCTGGCAATACCCTAGAAGAAGCTATCTTACAAGGGTTTATGGAGTTAGTGGAGCGAGATTCTGTAGCCTTATGGTGGTATAACCGCCTCAAGAAACCGAGGGTTGATTTAGGTTGTTTTGATGAACCCTATTTTCAAACCCTGGAGGACTATTACCAAACACTACATCGCGAACTCTGGGTTTTGGATATTACCAGCGATTTGAATATTCCAACCTTTGCCGCCATTACTCGCAGAATTGACCAAGAGGTTGAAGATATCATTCTTGGCTATGGTGCTCATTTTGACCCAAAACTTGCGGTTAGTAGAGCCTTAACAGAGGTCAACCAAATCCTTCCTAACGTTTTATCCGCTCATGCGAATGGTAGTACTCAATATCCTCCATCCTCCGATTCCCTCGTGATCCAATGGTGGAAAACGGCTACTGTAGAAAATCATTCTTATCTAGTTCCCGATGAAAATGTTCCACCCAAAGGGAGCGCTGATTATTCCCAATCTTGGAGTGACGACTTGCTAGAAGATATCAGGCTTTGTCAGCAAATTGTAGAAAAAAACGGCATGGAAATGTTGGTATTGGATCAGACTCGACCGGATATCGGACTAAAAGTCGTTAAGGTTATTGTTCCCGGTATGCGCCACTGGTGGAAAAGGTTAGGACAGGGACGGCTGTATCATGTTCCAGTTAAAATGGGTTGGTTGCAAGAACCGATACCAGAAAATCATCTCAATCCATTTCCGATGTGGATGTAA
- a CDS encoding amidohydrolase, whose translation MINNYKIIDADSHVFEPLDMWEKYLEPAYKSFAPSPDMKIRGEPIYYKASQEIVTQWTKQILQSYPMARVNGFTNELHLLTMKQMKIDVSFIYPTLGLAILSIDTMEPQLAGAFTRAYNNWLQDFCSYDPQKLQGVGLVNRHAPDEMVEELHRIAKFGWKAVVLRPNPVKGRLLSDPAYELFWTECEALGIAVCIHEGTHSRLPSAGADRFNTRFALRACSHPMEQMMAMLALIEGGVLERHPKLKVAFLESGCGWLLYWLWRLDEEYECHYWEVKDNVKMKPSEYFRRQCFVVLEPSEPYIDRIIEYIGADKLLFGSDYPHVHWKTTENDQDILDINRVLQERLPQETVQQILWENPARFYGLA comes from the coding sequence ATGATTAACAACTATAAAATCATTGATGCAGATTCCCATGTATTCGAGCCTCTGGATATGTGGGAAAAGTATTTAGAACCTGCTTATAAAAGCTTTGCACCGTCACCGGATATGAAAATTAGAGGTGAGCCGATCTACTACAAAGCTTCTCAGGAAATTGTTACCCAATGGACTAAGCAGATTCTGCAATCTTACCCGATGGCTAGAGTCAATGGCTTTACGAATGAGCTTCACCTGCTGACCATGAAGCAGATGAAGATTGATGTGTCATTTATTTATCCGACTCTGGGATTAGCCATATTATCCATTGATACAATGGAGCCGCAATTGGCGGGAGCCTTTACCCGTGCCTACAACAATTGGTTACAAGACTTTTGTAGTTATGACCCGCAAAAACTGCAAGGAGTAGGACTGGTTAATCGTCATGCTCCCGATGAAATGGTTGAGGAATTGCATCGAATCGCCAAATTTGGCTGGAAGGCTGTAGTGTTGCGCCCCAACCCAGTTAAGGGACGACTGCTGAGTGACCCCGCCTATGAGCTATTTTGGACAGAGTGTGAAGCACTGGGAATAGCGGTATGTATTCATGAAGGCACTCATAGTCGCTTGCCCAGCGCTGGCGCAGATCGTTTTAATACCCGTTTTGCCCTACGCGCTTGCTCTCATCCGATGGAGCAGATGATGGCAATGCTTGCCTTGATAGAAGGAGGGGTGTTAGAGCGTCATCCTAAACTTAAAGTCGCTTTTCTGGAGTCCGGTTGTGGCTGGCTACTCTACTGGCTGTGGCGGCTGGATGAAGAGTATGAGTGCCATTATTGGGAGGTTAAGGATAATGTGAAGATGAAGCCTTCCGAGTATTTTCGCCGCCAGTGCTTTGTCGTGCTTGAACCGTCGGAACCCTACATCGATCGCATCATTGAGTATATCGGTGCAGATAAGTTGCTCTTTGGTTCTGACTATCCCCATGTTCATTGGAAAACAACGGAAAACGACCAGGATATTTTAGATATTAATCGGGTGCTTCAGGAGCGGCTACCGCAGGAGACAGTGCAACAGATTCTTTGGGAGAATCCCGCTCGATTCTACGGACTCGCATGA
- a CDS encoding AAA family ATPase yields MNTITNYQIIDKIHESANSLVYRGILTQNNQPIILKILQAEYPNPSVLTRYKQEYEITRSLTLDGVVKVYGLQRYQNSLAMILEDFGGKSLKLLMAERKFTLEELLTIAIKIAESLGAIHAANIIHKDVNPSNLVYNPKTGQVKLIDFGISTVLSRENPTIRNPDRIEGTLAYISPEQTGRMNRAIDYRTDFYSLGVTLYELFTHQLPFATHDAMELVHCHIAKQPVPPHEFVGANGGAPLPSIVSDIVMKLMAKTAEERYQSAWGLKADLENCLHQLQTSGQILEFPLACQDISDKFQIPQKLYGREEEVKTLLAAFVRVACAERKRVAAGRTQEQEETVTQSETHSPQPPLIKEGQTTQSFPRGQGGVELMLIAGYSGIGKSALVNEVHKPIVQRRGYFISGKFDQFKRNIPYASLIQAFQELIRELLSETETQLQTWKQKILDALGSNGQVIIDVLPELELMIGKQPSVPQLGPSESQNRFNLVFQKFLGVFTQQEHPLVIFLDDLQWADSASLKLIELLMTDSDRQYLLMIGAYRDNEVSPTHPLMQTLEQIHSSGARVNTITLQPLAIDHVNHLITDTLNSSTEETKSLAELVFNKTNGNPFFLTQLLQSLYTENLLIYNPSQSLPFPLKNRSSYEEVWGGKKTNQGGWQWDIEQIQAIGITDNVVELMIGKIEKLDTSTQKVLTLAACIGNRFNLDVLSVVNAKSLSDTATDLWPALQESLIIPLSDDYKTPLLWKSELESIDHSDTSSFFVPKTPSAIPYRFLHDRVQQAAYALIPEGQKKELHLKIGQLLLENIKPDELEENIFDIVNQLNIGLELITHQAERNKLARFNLIAGRKAKNATAYEPALRYLEFGLELLSADSWKHQYDLTLALHLETVELQYINTQFDQAEKLSAVVLNHAQTLLDKIKVYELKLQSYIAKIQLHDAIETALEILTQLRIDLPQKPSKQRIEEEQKSIELLLRNKQIEDLFVLPEMTDPYKLAAVRILLIVTMPAFITNPPLYSLVTLTAVNLCINYGNPPQAAGVYIFYGKLLCGIMKDIDSGYRFGQLSLRLLDKFNIQDFKSLVLHYSNGFIRPWKESVRNSDIIPMLQTALNVGLETGDIEHASYNASAYCLFSMFTGCNLEELNQKYEEYINLVIKLKQEYTVYYMTNCSKTAINLLRGYENNFCLVVSDTQDQEESILEQWTKVKAAWLLLSAYLAKTISYYFFKDYNQAVNSAIKADKNVESSAAYLVSVQHNFYYSLALLASCHSAENKTPNKVPKQVTVNQKTMKMWAEHCPENFQHKYDLVEAEKARVLNKSWEASELYARAIRGAKEQGYIHEEALAYERAAEFYLSLGRAEIGQFYMKNAHHCYTRWGAVAKVKALESEYPQILVGATSRKGDKNTSTIVTTSESDAQALDLATVIKASQTLTSEILLGKLLSKLMKIAIENAGAQKGFLILGNDSKWVIEAEGVVGKDEVNVMRSIPVDAVDSSIGVPLVSSAIINFVAHTQENVVLNDATHEGQYTRDPYIIATQPKSILCAPLLNQGKLSGILYLENNLTTGAFTPKRVETLTILSAQAAISIENSRLYNQLEEYNRTLEFKVEERTQQLQEKNQELASTLKKLKATQDQIIAQEKLASLGALTAGIAHEIKNPLNFVNNFAELSAELTEELLEEIENQKDKLDTETTEYIEEILNDLTQNVKKINEHGKRADNIVRGMLMHSGGKAGERQLTDINALLAEYVNLAYHGMRAKDSSFNITIETHYDDTIGLVNVVPQNISRVFLNVINNACYSAHEKKKELGEGFLPTLSVTTKNLGEQIEIRIRDNGKGITDEIRDKIFNPFFTTKPTGQGTGLGLSISHDIIVQEHQGELKVNTEAGSYAEFVIVLPRRS; encoded by the coding sequence ATGAATACTATTACTAACTACCAAATTATCGACAAAATTCATGAAAGTGCTAATTCATTAGTCTATCGAGGTATCCTCACACAAAATAACCAGCCCATTATCTTGAAAATTCTTCAAGCAGAATATCCCAATCCATCTGTCCTCACCCGGTATAAGCAAGAATATGAAATCACCCGTTCCCTGACTCTGGATGGTGTTGTCAAAGTTTATGGCTTGCAGAGATATCAAAATAGTCTAGCCATGATCTTAGAAGATTTTGGCGGAAAATCCTTAAAGCTATTAATGGCAGAGCGTAAGTTTACGCTAGAAGAACTTCTTACTATTGCAATCAAGATAGCTGAAAGTTTGGGAGCAATTCACGCGGCTAATATTATTCACAAAGACGTTAACCCCTCTAATCTCGTCTACAACCCTAAAACTGGACAAGTTAAACTTATCGACTTTGGCATTTCCACCGTTTTATCGCGGGAAAATCCGACAATTCGCAATCCCGATCGCATAGAGGGAACTTTAGCCTATATTTCGCCAGAGCAAACGGGCAGAATGAACCGTGCGATCGATTACCGAACTGACTTTTATTCTTTAGGTGTCACGTTATATGAACTGTTCACCCATCAACTTCCCTTTGCAACTCATGATGCGATGGAGTTGGTGCATTGTCATATCGCTAAACAACCTGTACCGCCCCATGAATTTGTAGGGGCGAACGGCGGTGCCCCCTTACCAAGCATCGTTTCAGATATTGTGATGAAGTTGATGGCGAAAACGGCAGAGGAGCGATATCAAAGTGCCTGGGGATTGAAAGCCGATTTAGAAAATTGTCTGCATCAGTTACAAACTAGCGGTCAGATTTTAGAGTTCCCCCTCGCTTGTCAGGATATTTCCGATAAGTTTCAAATCCCACAAAAACTCTACGGTCGGGAAGAGGAAGTCAAAACTCTACTCGCCGCATTTGTTCGCGTAGCGTGCGCGGAGCGCAAACGAGTCGCCGCAGGAAGAACACAAGAACAGGAAGAGACTGTAACTCAATCCGAAACTCACTCCCCCCAACCCCCCCTTATTAAGGAGGGGCAAACAACACAGTCTTTCCCACGGGGGCAAGGGGGGGTCGAATTGATGCTCATTGCTGGTTATTCAGGCATCGGTAAGTCAGCTTTAGTCAATGAAGTTCATAAACCGATTGTGCAACGGCGCGGGTATTTTATCTCCGGCAAGTTTGACCAATTTAAGCGCAATATTCCTTATGCGTCCCTAATTCAAGCCTTCCAGGAATTAATTCGAGAGTTGTTAAGTGAAACTGAAACACAGTTGCAAACTTGGAAACAGAAGATTTTAGATGCACTGGGTAGCAATGGTCAAGTCATCATTGATGTGCTTCCCGAATTAGAACTGATGATTGGCAAACAACCGTCAGTGCCGCAACTTGGGCCAAGCGAGTCCCAAAATCGATTTAACTTAGTGTTTCAAAAATTTCTTGGTGTTTTCACGCAACAAGAACATCCCTTAGTCATCTTCCTGGACGATTTGCAATGGGCAGATTCAGCGTCTTTGAAGTTGATTGAACTACTCATGACGGATAGTGATCGCCAATATCTATTGATGATTGGAGCCTATCGAGATAATGAAGTCAGTCCAACTCATCCGTTAATGCAGACTTTAGAGCAGATTCATTCATCTGGTGCTAGGGTCAATACTATCACGCTTCAACCGTTAGCAATTGACCACGTTAACCATTTAATTACCGATACCTTAAACAGCTCTACAGAAGAGACAAAATCCCTAGCTGAGCTAGTGTTCAATAAAACGAACGGTAATCCCTTTTTCTTGACTCAGTTACTCCAATCCTTATACACAGAAAACCTACTAATTTATAATCCCTCTCAGTCCTTACCCTTCCCCCTTAAGAACCGGAGTTCATACGAGGAGGTTTGGGGGGGTAAGAAGACCAATCAAGGGGGGTGGCAGTGGGATATTGAGCAAATTCAAGCCATAGGGATAACCGATAATGTTGTCGAATTAATGATCGGCAAGATTGAAAAACTCGACACAAGTACGCAGAAGGTCTTAACGTTAGCGGCCTGTATTGGGAACCGATTTAATTTAGATGTTCTCTCTGTTGTCAATGCCAAATCTTTATCCGATACAGCCACTGACCTTTGGCCAGCGCTTCAGGAAAGCTTGATTATACCGCTGAGTGACGACTACAAAACTCCTCTGCTTTGGAAGTCAGAGCTAGAGTCTATTGACCACTCAGATACGTCCTCTTTTTTCGTTCCCAAGACTCCATCAGCTATACCCTACAGATTTTTGCATGACCGCGTTCAGCAAGCTGCCTATGCTTTAATTCCGGAAGGCCAGAAAAAAGAACTTCATCTAAAAATTGGTCAACTCCTGCTGGAAAATATCAAGCCTGATGAATTGGAAGAGAATATCTTTGATATTGTCAACCAACTCAACATAGGGCTAGAATTAATTACCCATCAGGCGGAACGAAATAAGCTTGCTCGCTTTAATCTAATTGCTGGCAGAAAGGCGAAAAATGCAACAGCGTATGAACCTGCCCTCAGATATTTAGAATTTGGTCTAGAACTCCTATCAGCCGATAGCTGGAAACATCAGTATGACTTAACGCTAGCTCTCCATTTAGAAACGGTAGAACTCCAGTACATAAATACTCAGTTCGATCAAGCGGAAAAACTTTCTGCTGTTGTCCTAAATCACGCCCAAACACTCCTCGATAAAATCAAGGTGTATGAGCTAAAGCTCCAGTCTTATATAGCTAAAATTCAACTCCATGACGCTATAGAGACTGCACTTGAGATTCTGACACAATTAAGAATAGACTTACCCCAAAAACCCAGTAAACAGAGGATCGAGGAAGAACAAAAATCCATAGAATTGCTCTTGAGAAATAAGCAAATTGAGGATTTATTCGTTCTACCAGAAATGACCGACCCCTATAAACTTGCGGCTGTCAGGATTTTACTGATTGTCACAATGCCAGCATTTATTACAAATCCTCCGTTATATTCTCTGGTGACCTTGACGGCAGTCAATCTCTGCATCAACTATGGAAATCCTCCCCAAGCGGCTGGCGTGTATATTTTTTACGGCAAGCTGCTGTGTGGAATCATGAAAGATATTGATTCTGGTTATCGCTTTGGTCAACTGTCATTAAGGCTGTTGGATAAATTTAATATTCAAGACTTTAAATCTCTCGTCTTACATTACAGTAATGGATTTATCCGACCCTGGAAAGAATCCGTCCGCAACAGTGACATCATCCCCATGTTGCAGACAGCCCTTAATGTTGGTCTAGAGACGGGAGATATCGAACATGCGTCTTATAATGCCTCAGCCTATTGCCTGTTCTCAATGTTTACTGGCTGCAACCTGGAAGAATTGAACCAAAAGTATGAAGAATACATCAATTTGGTTATCAAATTAAAACAAGAGTATACCGTTTACTACATGACAAATTGTAGTAAAACAGCCATTAATTTACTCAGAGGATATGAAAATAACTTTTGTTTAGTTGTCAGTGACACTCAAGACCAAGAAGAGAGCATACTAGAGCAATGGACTAAAGTAAAAGCAGCTTGGTTGCTGTTAAGTGCTTACTTAGCCAAAACGATTTCATATTACTTTTTTAAGGACTATAACCAGGCGGTCAATAGCGCCATAAAAGCCGATAAGAATGTAGAGAGTTCTGCCGCTTACCTGGTTTCAGTGCAACATAATTTTTACTATTCTCTGGCTTTACTGGCAAGTTGTCATTCTGCTGAAAACAAAACACCTAATAAAGTTCCCAAGCAAGTAACCGTCAATCAGAAAACGATGAAAATGTGGGCGGAGCATTGCCCAGAAAATTTTCAGCATAAATATGACTTAGTAGAAGCTGAAAAAGCGCGAGTCTTGAACAAAAGTTGGGAAGCCTCAGAACTCTATGCTCGCGCCATCCGAGGAGCTAAAGAACAAGGATACATCCATGAAGAAGCCCTAGCCTACGAACGCGCCGCCGAATTTTACCTCTCCCTTGGCAGAGCAGAAATTGGTCAATTTTACATGAAGAATGCCCATCATTGTTATACTCGCTGGGGAGCAGTGGCTAAAGTCAAAGCCTTAGAATCTGAGTATCCACAAATATTAGTAGGAGCAACCAGCCGAAAGGGCGATAAAAACACCAGCACGATTGTCACCACATCTGAGAGTGATGCTCAAGCGCTGGACTTGGCAACTGTAATTAAAGCCTCGCAAACCCTAACCAGTGAAATCTTGCTGGGCAAATTGCTCTCCAAGTTAATGAAAATCGCCATTGAAAATGCCGGAGCGCAAAAAGGCTTCCTGATTCTCGGTAACGATAGCAAGTGGGTAATTGAAGCCGAAGGCGTTGTGGGTAAAGATGAGGTGAATGTGATGCGCTCCATTCCCGTTGACGCGGTTGACTCCTCCATCGGAGTTCCCCTTGTCTCCAGTGCCATCATCAACTTTGTCGCTCACACTCAGGAAAACGTCGTCTTAAATGATGCCACCCATGAGGGACAATATACCCGCGATCCCTACATTATTGCGACTCAACCCAAATCCATTCTCTGTGCTCCCCTACTTAACCAAGGCAAACTTAGCGGCATACTCTATCTAGAAAATAACCTCACGACTGGGGCATTTACTCCCAAGCGAGTCGAAACCTTAACCATCCTTTCCGCCCAAGCCGCCATCTCCATCGAAAATTCCCGCCTCTACAACCAATTAGAAGAATACAACCGGACGCTAGAGTTCAAAGTCGAGGAGAGAACTCAGCAATTACAAGAGAAAAATCAGGAGCTCGCCTCCACCCTGAAAAAACTCAAAGCCACCCAAGATCAAATTATCGCCCAAGAAAAATTGGCTTCTCTCGGTGCTCTCACAGCAGGCATTGCCCATGAGATTAAAAATCCCTTAAACTTTGTGAATAACTTCGCTGAACTTTCTGCCGAGTTAACAGAGGAACTGCTCGAAGAGATTGAAAATCAAAAAGATAAGTTAGATACAGAAACAACAGAATATATTGAGGAGATATTAAATGACTTGACTCAAAACGTCAAAAAAATCAATGAACATGGTAAGCGAGCAGACAATATTGTGCGTGGCATGTTAATGCACTCTGGGGGCAAAGCCGGTGAGCGACAACTCACTGACATCAATGCCTTACTAGCAGAGTATGTAAATTTGGCTTATCACGGAATGCGTGCTAAAGATTCTTCCTTCAATATCACCATAGAAACCCACTATGACGACACGATTGGGTTAGTGAATGTTGTCCCACAGAATATTAGCCGAGTCTTTCTGAATGTGATTAATAACGCTTGTTATTCGGCCCACGAGAAGAAAAAAGAACTCGGAGAAGGATTTTTACCCACACTTTCAGTTACTACGAAAAACCTAGGTGAGCAGATAGAAATCCGCATCCGAGATAACGGCAAAGGCATAACCGATGAAATTAGGGATAAAATATTCAATCCCTTTTTTACCACCAAGCCCACCGGTCAAGGAACCGGGTTGGGTCTATCGATCAGTCACGATATTATTGTCCAAGAGCATCAAGGCGAACTCAAGGTGAACACCGAAGCGGGCAGCTATGCGGAATTTGTGATTGTTTTGCCAAGACGGAGTTAA
- a CDS encoding response regulator: protein MKIMVVDDEEDVQLLFRQKFRKEIKQGQIEFQFAFSAKEALEYLNSQPENCVVLILSDINMPGMNGLELLKIIKEKFPNLKVFMITAYGDEENYKVAMEYGADEYLHKPVEFDNLKDKILNY, encoded by the coding sequence ATGAAAATCATGGTTGTGGATGATGAAGAAGATGTTCAATTATTATTTCGGCAAAAATTTAGAAAGGAAATCAAACAAGGTCAAATTGAATTTCAGTTTGCCTTCTCGGCAAAGGAGGCACTGGAATACTTAAATAGTCAGCCAGAAAATTGCGTTGTCCTGATTCTCTCAGATATTAATATGCCAGGCATGAACGGTCTAGAACTGCTCAAAATTATTAAAGAAAAATTTCCTAATTTAAAAGTCTTTATGATTACCGCCTATGGAGATGAAGAAAATTACAAAGTCGCGATGGAGTATGGAGCGGACGAATATCTACATAAGCCTGTTGAATTTGACAACCTCAAAGACAAAATTTTGAATTATTAG